In a genomic window of Myotis daubentonii chromosome X, mMyoDau2.1, whole genome shotgun sequence:
- the PLS3 gene encoding plastin-3 isoform X1, which translates to MATTQISKDELDELKEAFAKVDLNSNGFICDYELHELFKEANMPLPGYKVREIIQKLMLDGDRNKDGKISFDEFVYIFQEVKSSDIAKTFRKAINRKEGICALGGTSELSSEGTQHSYSEEEKYAFVNWINKALENDPDCRHVIPMNPNTDDLFKAVGDGIVLCKMINLSVPDTIDERAINKKKLTPFIIQENLNLALNSASAIGCHVVNIGAEDLRAGKPHLVLGLLWQIIKIGLFADIELSRNEALAALLRDGETLEELMKLSPEELLLRWANFHLENSGWQKINNFSADIKDSKAYFHLLNQIAPKGQKEGEPRIDINMSGFNETDDLKRAESMLQQADKLGCRQFVTPADVVSGNPKLNLAFVANLFNKYPALTKPENQDIDWTLLEGETREERTFRNWMNSLGVNPHVNHLYADLQDALVILQLYERIKVPVDWSKVNKPPYPKLGANMKKLENCNYAVELGKHPAKFSLVGIGGQDLNDGNQTLTLALVWQLMRRYTLNVLEDLGDGQKANDDIIVSWVNKTLREAGKSTSIQSFKDKTISSSLAVVDLIDAIQPGCINYDLVKSGNLTEDDKHNNAKYAVSMARRIGARVYALPEDLVEVKPKMVMTVFACLMGRGMKRV; encoded by the exons ATGGCTACCACTCAGATTTCCAAAGATGAGCTTGACGAACTCAAAGAGGCCTTTGCAAAAGTTG ATCTCAACAGCAATGGATTCATTTGTGACTATGAACTTCACGAGCTTTTCAAGGAAGCTAATATGCCATTACCGGGATATAAAGTGAGAGAAATTATTCAAAAACTCATGCTGGATGGTGACAGAAATAAAGATGGAAAGATAAGTTTTGACGAATTTGTTTAT attTTCCAAGAGGTGAAAAGCAGTGATATTGCTAAAACCTTTCGCAAAGCCATCAACCGGAAAGAAGGGATTTGCGCTCTGGGAGGAACGTCAGAGCTCTCCAGTGAAGGAACACAGCATTCCTACTCAG aggaagaaaaatatgctTTTGTTAACTGGATAAACAAAGCTTTGGAAAATGATCCTGATTGCCGACATGTTATACCAATGAACCCAAATACCGATGACCTGTTCAAAGCTGTTGGTGATGGAATTGTGCTTTG TAAAATGATCAACCTTTCAGTTCCTGATACAATTGATGAAAGAGCAATCAACAAGAAGAAACTTACACCCTTCATCATTCAG GAAAACTTGAACTTGGCACTGAACTCCGCTTCTGCCATTGGGTGTCATGTTGTGAACATTGGTGCAGAGGATTTGCGGGCTGGGAAACCTCATCTAGTTTTGGGACTGCTTTGGCAAATCATTAAGATCGGTTTGTTCGCTGACATTGAATTAAGCAGGAATGAAG CCTTGGCTGCTTTACTTCGAGATGGTGAGACTTTAGAGGAGCTTATGAAATTGTCTCCAGAAGAGCTTCTACTTAGATGGGCAAACTTTCATTTGGAAAACTCAGGCTggcagaaaatcaacaactttagTGCTGACATCAAG GATTCCAAAGCCTATTTCCATCTTCTCAATCAAATTGCACCAAAAGGACAAAAGGAAGGTGAACCACGGATAGATATTAACATGTCAGGTTTCAAT GAAACAGATGATTTGAAGAGAGCTGAGAGTATGCTTCAACAAGCAGACAAATTAGGTTGCAGACAGTTTGTTACCCCTGCTGATGTTGTCAGTGGAAACCCCAAACTGAACTTAGCCTTTGTGGCTAACCTGTTTAATAAGTATCCAGCACTAACTAAGCCAGAGAACCAGGATATTGACTGGACTCTATTAGAAG GAGAAACTCGTGAAGAAAGAACCTTCCGTAACTGGATGAACTCTCTTGGTGTTAATCCCCATGTAAACCATCTCTACGC tgaCCTGCAAGATGCCCTGGTAATCTTACAGTTGTATGAGCGAATTAAAGTTCCTGTTGACTGGAGTAAGGTTAATAAACCTCCATACCCAAAACTTGGAGCCAACATGAAAAAG CTAGAAAACTGCAACTATGCTGTTGAATTGGGGAAGCACCCTGCCAAATTCTCCCTGGTTGGCATTGGAGGGCAAGACCTGAATGATGGGAACCAAACCTTGACTTTAGCTTTGGTCTGGCAGCTGATGAGAAG GTATACCCTCAATGTCCTGGAAGATCTTGGAGATGGTCAGAAAGCTAATGACGACATCATTGTAAGCTGGGTCAACAAAACATTGAGGGAAGCTGGCAAATCAACTTCCATTCAGAGTTTTAAG GACAAGACGATCAGCTCCAGTTTGGCAGTTGTGGATTTAATTGACGCCATCCAGCCAGGCTGCATAAACTATGACCTTGTTAAGAGTGGCAATCTAACAGAAGATGACAAGCACAATAATGCCAA gTATGCCGTGTCAATGGCTAGAAGAATTGGAGCCAGGGTGTACGCGCTTCCTGAAGACCTTGTGGAAGTAAAGCCCAAGATGGTCATGACCGTGTTTGCATGCTTGATGGGCAGGGGGATGAAGAGAGTGTAA
- the PLS3 gene encoding plastin-3 isoform X2 produces MPLPGYKVREIIQKLMLDGDRNKDGKISFDEFVYIFQEVKSSDIAKTFRKAINRKEGICALGGTSELSSEGTQHSYSEEEKYAFVNWINKALENDPDCRHVIPMNPNTDDLFKAVGDGIVLCKMINLSVPDTIDERAINKKKLTPFIIQENLNLALNSASAIGCHVVNIGAEDLRAGKPHLVLGLLWQIIKIGLFADIELSRNEALAALLRDGETLEELMKLSPEELLLRWANFHLENSGWQKINNFSADIKDSKAYFHLLNQIAPKGQKEGEPRIDINMSGFNETDDLKRAESMLQQADKLGCRQFVTPADVVSGNPKLNLAFVANLFNKYPALTKPENQDIDWTLLEGETREERTFRNWMNSLGVNPHVNHLYADLQDALVILQLYERIKVPVDWSKVNKPPYPKLGANMKKLENCNYAVELGKHPAKFSLVGIGGQDLNDGNQTLTLALVWQLMRRYTLNVLEDLGDGQKANDDIIVSWVNKTLREAGKSTSIQSFKDKTISSSLAVVDLIDAIQPGCINYDLVKSGNLTEDDKHNNAKYAVSMARRIGARVYALPEDLVEVKPKMVMTVFACLMGRGMKRV; encoded by the exons ATGCCATTACCGGGATATAAAGTGAGAGAAATTATTCAAAAACTCATGCTGGATGGTGACAGAAATAAAGATGGAAAGATAAGTTTTGACGAATTTGTTTAT attTTCCAAGAGGTGAAAAGCAGTGATATTGCTAAAACCTTTCGCAAAGCCATCAACCGGAAAGAAGGGATTTGCGCTCTGGGAGGAACGTCAGAGCTCTCCAGTGAAGGAACACAGCATTCCTACTCAG aggaagaaaaatatgctTTTGTTAACTGGATAAACAAAGCTTTGGAAAATGATCCTGATTGCCGACATGTTATACCAATGAACCCAAATACCGATGACCTGTTCAAAGCTGTTGGTGATGGAATTGTGCTTTG TAAAATGATCAACCTTTCAGTTCCTGATACAATTGATGAAAGAGCAATCAACAAGAAGAAACTTACACCCTTCATCATTCAG GAAAACTTGAACTTGGCACTGAACTCCGCTTCTGCCATTGGGTGTCATGTTGTGAACATTGGTGCAGAGGATTTGCGGGCTGGGAAACCTCATCTAGTTTTGGGACTGCTTTGGCAAATCATTAAGATCGGTTTGTTCGCTGACATTGAATTAAGCAGGAATGAAG CCTTGGCTGCTTTACTTCGAGATGGTGAGACTTTAGAGGAGCTTATGAAATTGTCTCCAGAAGAGCTTCTACTTAGATGGGCAAACTTTCATTTGGAAAACTCAGGCTggcagaaaatcaacaactttagTGCTGACATCAAG GATTCCAAAGCCTATTTCCATCTTCTCAATCAAATTGCACCAAAAGGACAAAAGGAAGGTGAACCACGGATAGATATTAACATGTCAGGTTTCAAT GAAACAGATGATTTGAAGAGAGCTGAGAGTATGCTTCAACAAGCAGACAAATTAGGTTGCAGACAGTTTGTTACCCCTGCTGATGTTGTCAGTGGAAACCCCAAACTGAACTTAGCCTTTGTGGCTAACCTGTTTAATAAGTATCCAGCACTAACTAAGCCAGAGAACCAGGATATTGACTGGACTCTATTAGAAG GAGAAACTCGTGAAGAAAGAACCTTCCGTAACTGGATGAACTCTCTTGGTGTTAATCCCCATGTAAACCATCTCTACGC tgaCCTGCAAGATGCCCTGGTAATCTTACAGTTGTATGAGCGAATTAAAGTTCCTGTTGACTGGAGTAAGGTTAATAAACCTCCATACCCAAAACTTGGAGCCAACATGAAAAAG CTAGAAAACTGCAACTATGCTGTTGAATTGGGGAAGCACCCTGCCAAATTCTCCCTGGTTGGCATTGGAGGGCAAGACCTGAATGATGGGAACCAAACCTTGACTTTAGCTTTGGTCTGGCAGCTGATGAGAAG GTATACCCTCAATGTCCTGGAAGATCTTGGAGATGGTCAGAAAGCTAATGACGACATCATTGTAAGCTGGGTCAACAAAACATTGAGGGAAGCTGGCAAATCAACTTCCATTCAGAGTTTTAAG GACAAGACGATCAGCTCCAGTTTGGCAGTTGTGGATTTAATTGACGCCATCCAGCCAGGCTGCATAAACTATGACCTTGTTAAGAGTGGCAATCTAACAGAAGATGACAAGCACAATAATGCCAA gTATGCCGTGTCAATGGCTAGAAGAATTGGAGCCAGGGTGTACGCGCTTCCTGAAGACCTTGTGGAAGTAAAGCCCAAGATGGTCATGACCGTGTTTGCATGCTTGATGGGCAGGGGGATGAAGAGAGTGTAA